In Schizosaccharomyces osmophilus chromosome 2, complete sequence, the following proteins share a genomic window:
- the rib5 gene encoding riboflavin synthase Rib5: MFTGLVEAIGIIRRVVKSPEGFSVDIEEPKIIQDCHLGDSIAVNGTCLTVTSLSGTGFVVGIAPETLRLTNLGSLKEGDSVNLERAVLSTTRMGGHFVQGHVDTVAEIVDKQPDQEAIVFTFRPRDPSVLKYIVYKGYIALDGVSLTVTYVDEATFSIMMISYTQSSVIMPTKNIGSLVNVEVDQLGKYTEKLVEAHIKEWFQKAKE, from the coding sequence ATGTTTACTGGCCTCGTTGAAGCTATTGGCATTATTCGCCGTGTCGTAAAGTCGCCTGAGGGATTCTCCGTCGATATTGAGGAGCCCAAAATCATTCAAGATTGTCATTTAGGCGACAGCATCGCTGTCAACGGTACTTGCTTGACGGTTACAAGTCTTAGCGGTACAGGCTTTGTGGTCGGAATTGCTCCCGAAACTCTCCGTCTTACAAATCTAGGCTCTCTAAAGGAAGGCGACTCTGTGAACTTGGAACGTGCCGTTCTCAGTACGACTCGTATGGGAGGCCACTTTGTTCAGGGCCACGTTGATACCGTTGCCGAAATCGTAGACAAACAACCGGATCAAGAGGCCATTGTTTTTACATTCCGTCCTCGTGACCCTTCGGTTCTCAAGTACATTGTTTACAAGGGTTACATCGCTTTGGATGGCGTCTCGCTCACAGTTACATATGTCGACGAAGCAACCTTTAGCATTATGATGATTTCTTACACGCAGTCAAGTGTTATCATGCCCACCAAGAATATTGGTAGCCTAGTCAATGTGGAAGTCGATCAGCTTGGAAAGTACACAGAAAAGCTGGTGGAAGCCCatataaaagaatggtttCAAAAGGCTAAAGAGTAG
- the ero12 gene encoding ER protein folding oxidoreductin Ero1b has protein sequence MKIRRGALLSFLCLLVNVQDAFGKKQTVMEANDPWKFEGDTKHAIPDTSEATFGAIKDLNERVSPLLKDLTEKSDYMRFYRLNLFNKECKYKMDDNVFCGSNACNVVITDENNVPDIWSSRALGKLEGFMPELSRQIVESDQSVMENVEKISQSCLLERLDDQDRQYCYVDNELDSGCVYVSLLDNPERFTGYAAPHATRIWEMIYNECLPDTSEPTIDFPSLFMQGSLAPPSNSQENMLNERMDMWTNEQRVFYRVLSGMHSSISTHLCYNYLNQSTGVWGPNLNCFMEKVLSHPERLENLYFAYSLLLRAMDKLNGHLDTLTFCHDSALQDTEVRHKVRDLVDTVDQYPRYFDESVLFNGDPELSSAMKKEFREHFRTVSALMDCVGCERCRLWGKIQTNGFGTALKILFEVPDVENEIDQFESTSFPLQLRRSEIVALVNTLDRLSRSINYIQKFHELYIEQHQPESMFRKVLNSMKRFVYQYVPEVFHPYLKKTYNVARIFYHDFWMELEVVLEGFRYVLSSYLKLPSMINFYFFSSESPLLNYMSESIRQRIPSGWLP, from the coding sequence atgaaaataagaCGCGGCGCATTACTATCTTTCTTGTGTCTGCTTGTCAATGTGCAAGATGCATTTGGTAAGAAACAGACAGTAATGGAGGCAAATGACCCATGGAAGTTTGAAGGCGATACTAAACATGCGATTCCCGATACTTCAGAAGCAACTTTTGGAGCCATTAAAGATTTGAATGAGCGTGTATCGCCATTACTGAAAGATTTAACAGAGAAGTCTGATTATATGCGCTTCTATCGattgaatttatttaataagGAATGCAAGTATAAAATGGACGATAATGTTTTTTGTGGTAGTAACGCCTGTAATGTGGTGATTACAGACGAAAATAATGTTCCAGATATCTGGAGCTCAAGAGCTCTCGGGAAGCTTGAAGGATTCATGCCAGAGCTTTCACGTCAGATTGTTGAGTCGGACCAATCTGTAATGGAAAACGTTGAAAAAATTTCGCAATCGTGTTTGTTGGAACGACTGGACGATCAGGATCGTCAATACTGTTATGTTGATAATGAATTGGATAGTGGGTGCGTTTATGTTTCTCTGTTAGACAACCCAGAAAGATTTACTGGATATGCGGCTCCACACGCTACTCGGATTTGGGAAATGATTTACAATGAGTGTTTGCCAGATACATCCGAACCTACAATAGATTTTCCCTCTCTTTTTATGCAGGGTTCTCTGGCTCCCCCTTCAAATTCTCAAGAAAACATGTTGAATGAACGTATGGACATGTGGACCAACGAACAGCGTGTCTTTTATCGGGTACTTTCGGGAATGCACTCCAGTATTTCTACTCATTTATGTTATAATTACCTGAATCAATCAACCGGAGTTTGGGGACCAAACTTGAATTGTTTCATGGAAAAGGTTCTGTCGCATCCAGAAAGACTTgaaaatttgtattttgCTTATTCTTTGCTTCTTAGGGCTATGGATAAGTTAAATGGACACCTGGATACACTTACATTTTGTCATGATAGTGCATTGCAAGATACCGAAGTTCGTCATAAAGTTCGAGATTTGGTTGACACGGTTGATCAATATCCTCGGTACTTTGATGAATCAGTATTGTTTAATGGTGATCCTGAACTTTCCTCggcaatgaaaaaagagtTCCGAGAACATTTCCGTACTGTATCGGCTTTGATGGATTGTGTTGGTTGTGAACGTTGCCGTTTGTGGGGCAAAATTCAGACAAATGGATTTGGTACAGCTTTGAAGATCCTTTTTGAAGTGCCAGATGTGGAGAATGAAATTGACCAATTTGAGAGCACGTCGTTTCCTCTACAATTACGTCGTTCTGAGATTGTTGCTTTGGTAAACACACTCGATCGACTTTCCCGTTCCATTAActatattcaaaaattccatGAGCTATATATTGAACAACACCAACCCGAATCCATGTTTCGGAAAGTTTTGAATAGCATGAAACGATTTGTGTATCAGTATGTGCCTGAGGTTTTCCATccatatttgaaaaagacgTACAATGTCGCACGGATTTTTTACCATGATTTTTGGATGGAATTGGAAGTTGTATTAGAAGGATTTCGTTATGTCTTGTCCAGCTATTTAAAGTTGCCGAGTATGATAAActtctatttcttctctAGCGAAAGTCCTTTATTGAACTATATGAGCGAGTCTATCAGACAACGTATTCCTAGCGGTTGGCTGCCTTAG
- a CDS encoding pig-F/3-ketosphinganine reductase fusion protein, with the protein MGFWGRSRFETEGKHILVTGGSQGFGLALAKQLVLRGGHVTIAARTESKLKVAVEELLKLKAHDDQVIQYRSVDLTNYEDVKTMIDCLEVCPDHLAHCAGSSYPGFFVDLHPVVFENQMRQNYLASVYITHALIKRMKDISVPYSRRIMLTSSILSALPLVGYNAYSPTKAAVRALADGLRQECILYGIEVSIFLPATILSPGYEEENRLKPSLVLEMEKSDKAQTCETVAYYCMKGLDNGDFAITNNFVGDIMKNHSRTSSPHDNPILEFLYCMLTFFVWPFVRTQLDQDVYKYALEHRLRTVAPSRSNSFVTLLLSSIQFCIFYYLIPSLVANPYVTLLKTFPLWLLLQTIQTYFQRPRGHFTLATIIRSIGAMSLGSVVIAFTLLAFGAPLVNNFQLSFLCAATLSVLIIYPLSFFFQADYMCWGQFLAFKQFKTLGSLQYRAWGPILGAWAGAIPIPLDWDRPWQAWPITVVVGSFIGHLIATILGELLQ; encoded by the exons atgGGTTTCTGGGGAAGAAGCAGGTTTGAGACCGAAGGAAAG CACATTTTAGTAACTGGCGGATCTCAAGGCTTTGGGCTGGCCCTTGCGAAGCAACTAGTACTTCGTGGCGGCCATGTAACCATTGCTGCCAGAACAGAGAGTAAACTGAAAGTTGCCGTAGAGGAACTCCTAAAATTGAAGGCTCACGATGATCAGGTTATTCAGTATAGAAGTGTGGACTTGACAAATTACGAAGACGTCAAAACCATGATTGATTGTCTGGAAGTTTGTCCAGACCATTTGGCTCATTGTGCTGGCTCTTCGTATCCTGGCTTTTTCGTAGATCTTCATCCAGTCGTGtttgaaaatcaaatgCGTCAAAACTATTTGGCTTCTGTTTACATCACTCATGCGCTGATTAAACGAATGAAAGATATTTCAGTACCTTATTCACGAAGGATAATGTTAACCTCTTCCATCCTAAGCGCTCTTCCTCTTGTAGGCTATAACGCATATAGCCCTACAAAGGCGGCTGTCCGAGCTTTAGCCGATGGTTTACGACAAGAGTGCATTCTCTATGGAATAGAAGTTTCTATCTTCTTGCCGGCCACCATCCTTTCTCCTGGTtacgaagaagaaaacagacTGAAGCCTTCTTTGGTAttggaaatggaaaagtCAGATAAAGCACAGACATGTGAAACTGTTGCTTACTATTGCATGAAAGGACTCGATAATGGTGATTTCGCTATTACCAATAATTTTGTAGGAGATATTATGAAAAACCACTCTCGTACCTCCAGTCCCCACGATAATCCTATATTGGAATTCCTGTATTGTATGCTTACTTTCTTTGTGTGGCCTTTTGTTCGAACTCAGTTAGATCAAGATGTGTATAAGTATGCTCTAGAACATCGTTTGAGGACTGTCGCACCCAGCCGGTCTAATTCTTTCGTCACTCTCTTGTTAAGCAGCATAcaattttgtattttttattaccTTATCCCAAGCCTAGTGGCCAACCCTTATGTGACattgttgaaaactttCCCACTATGGCTTTTATTGCAAACAATCCAAAcatattttcaaagacCTCGTGGCCATTTCACTCTTGCTACCATCATCCGTTCTATTGGAGCTATGTCTTTGGGAAGTGTTGTTATCGCTTTCACTCTCTTAGCCTTTGGTGCACCATTGGTCAATAATTTCCAGCTAAGCTTTCTTTGCGCTGCTACCCTTTCGGTCCTTATAATATACCctttatcctttttcttccaagcTGACTATATGTGTTGGGGCCAGTTCCTTGCTTTTAAACAATTCAAAACTTTGGGTAGTTTACAATACCGTGCATGGGGTCCAATACTCGGAGCTTGGGCAGGCGCTATACCGATTCCTTTGGACTGGGATCGACCCTGGCAAGCATGGCCCATTACTGTTGTCGTTGGGTCATTTATTGGTCATCTAATTGCTACAATACTCGGAGAATTACTACAATAA
- the ptl1 gene encoding triacylglycerol lipase ptl1, with translation MNSVSRSWRTIWGSASTVWLLVLSFFEWLFSATSISQARGFDHRKGQTVLKRDCCTWDDWKELATAVDKKSGRWKGRFDPISDKYDYSLIERCTSTLKLYRTKREAYPMLMFLRSSLLRNFGNIGDSGLYTENYSGTKILIEEYVREVNRCLEFLFLTKKLSLEEKHGFYSAAKVSFGTTCLYFNGGTAFGLYHFGVAKALWERSLLPRVLAGSASGALIAAFLGVHRDEELDGLFQTFPDELWEICKSTSDYSLAKVIKYGNMLDISMIASFVHKCVGDLTFQEAFEKTNRATNIIAPPSVTSGSPQVLNYHTAPNVLVWSATCASNSWAAIYRSTSLLAKSPDGTVEVCTPENFVWPYASMHHPTRPNSYARISELFNVNHFIITQSRPSLFPTFHDELYHHKHTGYTLKVIRLFGLEMAYRFRQMDILGLLPIKLRRFLVDDFIPSAYITLTPTFSFSDIRHAFTKPSLQDIQYWILVGERATWQAIPLLLIRCKNEFSLNDYCEQIAFSKTTKIPLDSISTPFVMALEESEDKLLKNFKVK, from the coding sequence ATGAATTCGGTAAGCAGGTCTTGGCGAACTATATGGGGAAGTGCGTCCACAGTATGGCTGCTGGTTCTATCGTTTTTTGAATGGTTGTTTTCAGCAACCTCCATTTCACAAGCGCGTGGATTTGATCATCGGAAAGGACAAACAGTATTGAAGCGGGACTGCTGTACTTGGGATGATTGGAAGGAGCTAGCAACGGCGGTCGATAAAAAGTCTGGACGTTggaaaggaagatttgatCCAATCTCGGACAAGTACGATTATTCCCTGATTGAACGATGCACTTCTACCTTGAAGCTTTATCGAACGAAAAGGGAGGCATATCCCATGCTCATGTTCTTACGTTCCAGCTTGCTGCGCAATTTCGGCAATATTGGTGATTCCGGACTATACACTGAAAATTATTCTGGGACAAAAATCTTAATAGAAGAATACGTACGAGAAGTAAATCGCTGCTtagaatttcttttccttacAAAAAAGCTATCCCTCGAGGAAAAACATGGCTTTTATTCTGCGGCGAAAGTATCCTTCGGCACTACTTGCTTGTACTTCAATGGTGGCACCGCCTTTGGGTTATATCACTTTGGCGTAGCAAAAGCCTTGTGGGAAAGAAGTCTTTTGCCAAGAGTCCTCGCTGGTTCGGCATCTGGTGCGTTGATTGCCGCTTTTCTAGGAGTGCATCGCGATGAGGAACTAGATGGTCTTTTCCAAACATTCCCCGATGAATTGTGGGAGATTTGTAAAAGTACTTCCGACTATTCCTTGGCTAAAGTTATAAAATATGGAAACATGCTAGACATTTCGATGattgcttcttttgttcataaaTGTGTTGGAGATTTAACTTTTCAAGAAGCCTTTGAGAAAACAAATCGCGCAACTAATATTATCGCACCCCCATCAGTTACTTCTGGTTCTCCTCAAGTTTTAAATTATCACACAGCACCAAATGTCTTAGTATGGAGTGCTACATGTGCCAGCAACAGTTGGGCTGCGATCTACCGATCTACCAGCTTGTTGGCAAAATCACCGGATGGTACTGTTGAAGTCTGCACTCCTGAAAATTTCGTATGGCCATATGCGAGCATGCATCACCCTACTCGTCCCAATTCTTACGCTAGAATTTCTGAGCTTTTTAATGTTAATCATTTTATTATCACTCAGTCCCGGCCCTCCCTTTTTCCGACGTTTCACGACGAATTATACCATCATAAACATACAGGCTATACACTTAAAGTGATTCGTCTCTTTGGTTTGGAAATGGCCTATCGTTTTCGCCAAATGGACATACTTGGCCTCCTACCTATTAAATTAAGACGATTTTTAGTGGACGACTTTATTCCAAGCGCTTATATAACGCTCACTCCTACGTTCTCATTTAGTGATATAAGGCATGCCTTCACGAAGCCTTCTCTTCAAGATATTCAGTACTGGATTTTAGTAGGCGAGCGTGCTACTTGGCAAGCTATCCCGTTACTGCTGATACGATGTAAGAACGAATTCTCATTGAATGATTACTGTGAACAAATAGCTTTTAGCAAAACAACTAAAATTCCTTTAGACTCTATCTCGACTCCGTTTGTTATGGCATTGGAGGAAAGCGAAGATAAGttgttaaaaaattttaaagtTAAGTAG
- the ste6 gene encoding Ras GEF Ste6, producing the protein MGIQAIARQDYLQNSEPSQLSFHTGDTIIVVNILENGWCDGICSQRRGWFPLSYIDILGFQGPSSKRSSIYSEPGSLNDSKSVLDFPPLPEDESVKKSSPAKDSNSVYQAMLRPLLRNVLEYVALIRKSVYFRHPEVLQNALDAVRKEALTILVRLGSLVNEQCALTKELLYIFSMLEKLLVLSKRKNMYKNSCIQFTQLLKALACVFVNYVKKQKDPSSKISKEAKDVCFLPSSRSLMSPPFHLLQDKSLPLCTTTYVAIISLTHQANTSLTATPFWQETQPQQLESILQSISKGKRCAKEYSDNVLDSFGDILKSLKRVHSAFQKVDYTAFDVSVPSITIHEIYFTLDTYSTKISNLFVSAIEIEQAFDEVINNNGNIQTLTPHLLLLETNMQEVKNILLYLTERFLFLSFEHRYLTRFINELESVENKELESMDMDDITWYDSKGFAQYIFKQKAIKPKSMRNWLFLYWSNTTLYNNDGKIRFASLASILNNIVRVDIDNTLFIRSFLSTHASIISSSDLFSILSSHYLFHSQSRNVTDGTDATVINRSRKKIIDVILTWLESYFIEGLGNVHTILFLTNAYKFCEEYMVPSFPPSLELLQQISKMLKNPSTKLVRPLMNSFEMQDPEDNTAISCPLNDNNVEDNSLLLFPPDEIAKQLCLIEFRTFTNIPAIHFLSKVWSNLKNIAAEESGTVYYISNQLVNFVAETIVRQRDLRKRTHYLGFFIQVSHCLFKYNNFASLFSIISALNSAPVHRLKKTWSNLNSKYSILFDTLNSLTNASKNFSQYRECLERCSFPSVPFLGVYFTDLTFLKSGNKDTNKNLINFDKRMKAAKILNEIQQFQAVTYKFDAMNDVQELVHELVSKERNPDIIYDESLLSEPRETEDQTIRRLLVDSGIF; encoded by the coding sequence ATGGGCATCCAAGCAATCGCGCGTCAAGattatttacaaaattcaGAGCCTTCCCAATTATCGTTTCATACAGGTGATACTATTATTGTTGTCAATATACTCGAAAATGGTTGGTGTGATGGCATTTGCTCTCAGCGTCGAGGTTGGTTTCCTTTATCATACATTGACATTCTTGGATTTCAAGGGCCATCATCCAAAAGGTCATCAATTTATAGTGAACCAGGGTCTCTTAATGATTCAAAAAGCGTCCTAGATTTTCCACCTCTTCCGGAGGACGAGTCCGTCAAGAAGAGCTCCCCTGCCAAGGATAGTAATTCCGTTTATCAAGCGATGCTTCGACCTCTCCTTCGTAATGTCCTCGAGTATGTAGCCCTCATTCGCAAATCCGTTTATTTTCGTCATCCCGAGGTGCTTCAAAACGCACTGGATGCAGTACGTAAAGAAGCATTGACTATTCTCGTACGCCTTGGAAGCCTAGTCAACGAACAATGTGCGCTTACAAAAGAGCttttgtatatattttccatgttggaaaaacttttagTACTTTCCAAGAGAAAGAATATGTATAAGAACTCGTGTATCCAATTTACTCAACTTTTAAAAGCACTCGCTTgtgtttttgtaaattacgtgaaaaagcaaaaggatccatcttccaaaatatcaaaagaagctaAAGATGTCTGCTTTTTGCCTTCAAGTCGATCTTTAATGTCTCCACCTTTTCATCTACTTCAAGACAAGTCACTACCTTTATGTACAACTACTTATGTTGCAATAATTTCCCTTACTCATCAGGCGAATACTTCCTTAACTGCAACCCCTTTCTGGCAGGAAACGCAACCCCAGCAACTTGAGTCGATTCTTCAAAGCATATCGAAAGGCAAGCGGTGCGCAAAAGAGTACTCGGATAATGTCCTTGACAGTTTTGGTGATATACTGAAATCTTTAAAGCGTGTCCACTCGGCTTTCCAGAAAGTGGATTATACAGCGTTTGATGTTTCGGTGCCTTCCATCACAATTCATGAGATTTACTTTACTTTGGATACCTATTCAACTAAAATTAGTAATCTATTTGTGTCAGCTATAGAGATTGAGCAAGCATTTGATGAAGTTATTAATAATAACGGCAACATACAAACACTCACTCCTCACCTGCTACTTCTTGAAACGAATATGCaagaagtaaaaaatattcttctttatcttACAGAAAGATTCCTGTTCCTCTCTTTTGAGCATCGCTACCTAACCCGATTTATCAACGAGCTTGAAAGCGTAGAGAACAAGGAATTAGAAAGCATGGATATGGATGATATTACTTGGTATGATTCCAAGGGATTCGCCCAATACatattcaaacaaaaagccaTAAAGCCAAAATCCATGAGGAACTGGTTGTTTCTGTATTGGTCAAACACCACGTTATACAATAATGATGGAAAAATTAGGTTTGCTTCTCTTGCTTCTATTTTGAACAATATTGTTCGGGTGGACATTGATAACACGCTATTTATAAGAAGTTTTCTTAGCACCCATGCTAGTATCATTAGCTCGAGTGATTTATTCTCCATTCTATCTTCACATTATTTATTCCACAGTCAATCTAGAAACGTTACAGATGGGACTGATGCTACTGTCATTAATCGCAGTCGTAAAAAGATCATTGATGTTATTCTCACTTGGCTCGAATCCTACTTTATTGAAGGGCTGGGCAACGTACAtactattttatttttgacgAATGCCTACAAATTCTGTGAAGAATATATGGTACCTAGTTTCCCTCCTTCACTTGAATTGTTGCAACAAATCTCTAAAATGTTAAAGAATCCCTCTACGAAACTTGTTCGGCCATTGATGAATAGTTTTGAAATGCAAGATCCTGAGGATAATACAGCAATTTCCTGTCCTTTGAATGATAATAATGTTGAAGACAATTCCCTTCTCCTCTTCCCTCCAGATGAAATTGCTAAGCAACTATGTCTTATCGAGTTCCGTACTTTTACGAACATCCCTGCCATTCACTTTCTCTCGAAAGTATGgtcaaatttgaaaaacatcGCTGCAGAGGAATCAGGCACCGTTTATTATATTTCAAATCAGCTAGTGAACTTTGTTGCTGAAACTATTGTGAGACAAAGAGACTTGCGAAAACGTACTCATTATTTAGGGTTTTTCATTCAGGTTTCACACTGTCTTTTCAAATACAACAACTTTGctagtttattttctatcaTTTCCGCTTTGAATTCGGCTCCAGTTCATCGTCTTAAAAAAACTTGGTCGAATTTGAATAGCAAATATTCAATATTATTTGACACCCTGAATTCTTTAACGAATGCaagcaaaaacttttctcaATACAGGGAATGCTTAGAGCGTTGTTCATTTCCAAGTGTTCCATTTCTAGGTGTTTACTTTACCGATTTGACATTTCTTAAATCAGGAAACAAggatacaaacaaaaacttaaTTAATTTCGATAAACGCATGAAAGCAGCCaaaattttaaatgaaattcAGCAGTTTCAAGCTGTTACTTACAAATTTGACGCTATGAATGATGTTCAAGAATTGGTGCATGAGCTGGTCTCAAAAGAACGAAACCCTGATATTATTTATGATGAGTCTTTACTCTCGGAACCAAGAGAGACTGAAGATCAAACGATACGACGTTTACTTGTTGACTCTGGCATTTTTTAA
- the glm2 gene encoding Glomulin, ubiquitin-protein transferase inhibitor Glm2 yields the protein MDWKKSVQKATAVTIETKDYVSYCTMVEMLLEQNLTHKEEDRLDLLRCLHEELQKLEHERLTKEIAWDVLGMLLPFVSDGSSKEARDFVHFLAEKGNPKEVFLKSNEILTNTVFQNLSQLEVTIDSMNLAMSRIETNRPLAFLDNYIFSLCSGITRILLVREIDRLRMWHICLDSMEKMTQRFGKYPECHPNLTAAFTIFAEQFFSFECLCFSFRERLRSNDPHIKFRNNRVPYDAKKLQEMDCILLRFLDSFDAVCSMGVDNWDRLAKYFYNELINPDDTQGSQSVQKQEEEEQGEGDMDQKVGIDFKGCVAMITIRSYYRERNFLEEIIYKSKQPIMLKSIFTLMLMEGNSDTSCFIDLALYQSLLLLNFIIERSTKDCKGLFSLLQTYQYFSAFNTEPWIRLIANDIVFYLLDSLPLDRRFTYALDTLEECPFENVKASILNYYQKNGVLSKPAENNPFLEKENIFKVISIILDDLSNPTAEPLSLIYLQQALIFMYYLKFQNCLEYNDQILHFLKNIESFIQKNEENVSTQNFTYYLNLLQLEK from the exons ATGGATTGGAAAAAGTCGGTTCAGAAAGCTACCGCAGTAACGATCGAAACAAAAGACTATGTTTCATACTGCACAATGGTTGAAATGTTACTAGAACAGAATTTGACCCACAAAGAAGAGGATCGCTTAGATTTATTACGTTGCTTACATGAGgagcttcaaaaattagaaCAT GAAAGGCTCACGAAAGAAATTGCATGGGATGTCCTAGGAATGTTGCTGCCATTTGTGAGTGATGGCTCTTCAAAGGAAGCACGGGATTTTGTACATTTTTTGGCAGAAAAGGGAAATCCtaaagaagtttttttaaagtcTAATGAAATTCTTACGAATACTGTGTTTCAAAATCTGTCTCAGTTGGAGGTGACTATAGATTCAATGAATTTAGCAATGAGCAGAATTGAGACCAACAGGCCATTGGCCTTTCTCGATAATtacatcttttctttgtgttCCGGGATTACTAGAATCTTACTTGTGAGAGAAATTGACAGACTTCGCATGTGGCATATCTGCTTGGATTCGATGGAAAAGATGACACAACGTTTTGGGAAATATCCAGAGTGCCATCCAAATCTTACAGCAGCTTTCACAATATTCGCCGAGCagttcttttcatttgaatgcttatgtttttctttccgtGAACGATTGAGATCAAATGATCCTCATATAAAATTCCGAAATAATAGAGTTCCTTACGATGCGAAGAAATTGCAAGAAATGGACTGTATTTTATTACGATTTTTGGATAGTTTTGACGCGGTATGCTCTATGGGCGTAGACAATTGGGATCGGCTAGCAAAGTACTTTTACAACGAGCTTATAAATCCCGATGATACCCAAGGAAGCCAATCTGTTCAAAAAcaggaagaggaagaacaAGGAGAAGGGGATATGGACCAAAAAGTAGGCATTGACTTCAAAGGTTGTGTCGCTATGATAACGATTCGGAGTTATTATAGggaaagaaatttcttgGAAGAgataatttacaaaagcaaacaacCTATTATGCTGAAGTCGATATTCACGTTAATGTTAATGGAAGGAAATTCCGACACTTCCTGTTTTATAGATTTAGCCCTTTATCAATCTTTGTTGCTCCtcaattttattattgAACGTTCAACTAAAGATTGTAAGGGTTTGTTCTCTTTACTGCAAACCTACCAGTACTTTTCGGCTTTCAATACAGAACCTTGGATTCGACTGATCGCAAACGATATCgtgttttatttgttaGATTCTTTGCCCTTGGATAGGCGCTTTACATACGCGTTGGATACTTTGGAAGAATGCCCTTTCGAAAACGTTAAAGCTAGCATTTTGAACTATTACCAAAAGAACGGCGTGCTCTCTAAACCGGCTGAGAATAATCCTTTTCtcgaaaaagagaatatttttaaagttATCAGCATTATTCTTGACGATTTGTCCAACCCGACAGCAGAACCTCTATCATTAATTTATTTGCAGCAGGCATTAATCTTTATGTACTACCTGAAATTCCAAAACTGTCTGGAATATAACGATCAAATCCTtcatttcttgaaaaatatagaaagttttattcaaaaaaacgaagaaaatgtttcaACACAAAACTTTACTTATTATTTAAACTTATTACAGCTGGAAAAATAG
- the mme1 gene encoding mitochondrial carrier, magnesium ion Mme1: MEPGIPPMMERSPAYTHVLTAGGIGGATADLMMHSLDTVKTRQQGALYTDKYRGMVRSYLTIFREEGLFHGLYSGVCPMLLGSLPATALFFSSYEFTKRRLMDTYHVPETLSFLLAGFVGDLFASVVYVPSEVLKTRLQLQGRYNNKFFKSDYNYPSFRGAIKQIAKEEGPRTFFFGYRATVLRDIPFSGLQLLFYEKLRQGVQRYSGKKEIGVRYELLIGSLAGAGAGFLTTPLDLAKTRLQTMVRPTGVSDNIQSGRYFYGQMENSLGKSASAPRNQAVGIRKVLSTLYRNEGAMGLFKGVGPRVFWTSSQSSLMFVFYESIIRLFKQKEAESMLN; encoded by the coding sequence ATGGAGCCTGGAATCCCTCCCATGATGGAAAGAAGCCCAGCTTATACTCATGTTTTGACGGCTGGAGGGATTGGCGGCGCTACGGCAGACTTAATGATGCATTCCTTGGATACAGTCAAAACCAGACAACAAGGAGCTTTATATACAGACAAGTATAGAGGGATGGTTCGTAGCTATCTTACAATCTTTCGAGAAGAGGGTCTTTTTCATGGTTTATATAGTGGAGTGTGCCCAATGCTGCTCGGCAGTCTTCCGGCTACGgcattattttttagttCCTATGAATTCACTAAAAGGCGTCTAATGGATACCTATCACGTTCCAGAAactctttcatttttgctcGCGGGCTTTGTCGGTGATCTTTTTGCATCCGTCGTTTATGTACCATCAGAGGTCTTAAAAACTCGTCTACAACTTCAAGGAAGATATAACAACAAATTCTTTAAGTCTGATTACAACTACCCCTCTTTTCGAGGTGCCATTAAGCAGAttgcaaaggaagaaggtCCGAGaacattcttctttgggtACCGCGCTACTGTTTTACGAGACATACCTTTTTCTGGATTGCAGCTActattttatgaaaaacttCGTCAAGGAGTGCAAAGGTACTCTGgtaaaaaagagattgGCGTCAGATATGAGTTACTTATAGGTTCATTAGCAGGTGCGGGGGCTGGATTTTTAACAACTCCTTTAGATCTTGCGAAAACAAGACTTCAGACTATGGTACGACCAACAGGTGTTTCGGACAACATTCAAAGTGGTCGTTATTTTTATGGTCAAATGGAAAATTCTTTGGGAAAATCTGCTTCAGCCCCTCGAAACCAAGCAGTTGGAATCAGAAAAGTATTATCTACCCTTTACAGAAATGAAGGAGCCATGGGATTATTCAAAGGTGTTGGTCCTCGCGTGTTCTGGACTTCATCACAAAGTTCACtaatgtttgttttttatgaaagCATAATTAgacttttcaaacaaaaagaagctgaGTCTATGTTGAATTGA